The genomic DNA TCATATCCGCCCGCGTCATCATTGGCATTTTCTGGATCCCCAGCTCTTGGAGTGGATTCAGGATCTTGAAGATACCCAGCCTTTTTTGGCGCAGTTTTTAGGTTTACGTAAAGCGATTGAACCTGAAGCGTGTGCGTTAGCGGCTGCGCATGCGACGGTTGAACAACGTAAAACACTGTCGGTAATTTTCCAAAAGATGACGATGGCCGCGAATGGTTTTGATTATGAGGAGTGGACGCTTAACGATCATTTATTCCATCAAGCTATTTTCCTTTCCACGGGCAACCAATTTTATATCCCATTTAGTAATATTCTTTCGACGATTTTTAAGCTGTTTATTGATCATTCAGCCGAAGGTGGCCGCTTTTGTTTAGAAGAGCACAAAGCGATTTATGATGCGATCATGG from Photobacterium sanguinicancri includes the following:
- a CDS encoding FadR/GntR family transcriptional regulator, giving the protein MALFSAVENSSRKIHVQVARQIARKILSGELNQNEKLPSEVELCHLFGISRTALRESTKLLSAKGLIESKPKVGTHIRPRHHWHFLDPQLLEWIQDLEDTQPFLAQFLGLRKAIEPEACALAAAHATVEQRKTLSVIFQKMTMAANGFDYEEWTLNDHLFHQAIFLSTGNQFYIPFSNILSTIFKLFIDHSAEGGRFCLEEHKAIYDAIMAGRSEDARTASMVLLNDNNQKLAQAVNH